In Streptomyces sp. P9-A4, the genomic window AGGTCCTCGGCCGTGCGCAGCCGTACGAGGACGGCGAGGCACTCGCCCTCGGGGAGCGTGGTGACCGCCGCCGCCCCGGGGACCGCCCGGATCGATGGGGCCTCGCCCTGCCAGGGGGTCACGCAGACGAGGGTGTGCAGACCGTCCGCGCTGGGGCCCAGGGCCACCCTGAGTGCGGCGACGGCCATGTCGCTCTGCCAGCCGCGCCCGGCGGTCAGGACCGCGGCGAACTCGCGCGAGAGGTCGGCGTCCGCGCGCTCCTCGTCGGCGAGGAGGCCGCCGATCCGGGTGGCGACCTCCATCGCGGCCGTCAGCTGGGCGGGCGTGGGGCCGGGCTCGGCGTCCAGGAGCCACACGTACCCGAGGACGACACCCCGATGGCGTACGGGCAGGCAGAGGCGGTCCCGGAACACCCCGGCGTCCGGAGCGGCCGGGATGCGGACCGGGCCGGTCGCCCGGGTGATGCCGAAGCCCTCGAACCAGGCGCGGACCGCCGGGGTCGACTTCCGGGTCAGGATCGACCGGGTCCGGACCGGGTCCATCGCCGTGTCGTCGTCGCTGTCGTGGGCGCCGAAGGCGATCAGACCGAAATCGCGGTTCTCCAGCGTCGCCGGTGCGCCCAGCAGCGCGGAGATCTCGTCCACCAGTTCTTGGTAATCGCCCTTCACAGCGCCATTCTCGCACCCCCTCAGACATATGTATGAGATGCCGCGCACGGATGCGTGACAGCTGTAGATGGCGGACGATCGGAGCGATCCATAGGTTTCACGGTGGTTCTTCGTGCTGTTCCCGGTTTCTTGTGAAAGACCGGGTACGGCACCCTTCGTCACCATGCCCTTTCTGGAGGTGCCCCGTGCTGGGTCCCGTGATCCTCGCCGCGTCGCGCAGCGACAAGATGCGCCGTTTCGTGTCGGCCGCCCCCGGGACCAAGCAGGTCGTCGCCCGCTTCATCGCCGGTCAGTCGGTCGACGACGTCGTCCCGATCGTCCAGGAGCTGAGCGACCGCGGCCTGGAGGTCACCCTCGACGTCGTCGGTGAGGACATCACCACCGTCGAGCAGTCGTACGCCGCCCGGGACGCCTACCTGGAGCTGATCGGCCGCCTCAAGGAGCTGGGTCTCGGCGAGCGCGCCGAGATGTCCGTGAAGCTGTCGATGTTCGGCCAGTCCCTGGAGGACGGCCACGAGCTGGCGC contains:
- a CDS encoding PucR family transcriptional regulator, yielding MKGDYQELVDEISALLGAPATLENRDFGLIAFGAHDSDDDTAMDPVRTRSILTRKSTPAVRAWFEGFGITRATGPVRIPAAPDAGVFRDRLCLPVRHRGVVLGYVWLLDAEPGPTPAQLTAAMEVATRIGGLLADEERADADLSREFAAVLTAGRGWQSDMAVAALRVALGPSADGLHTLVCVTPWQGEAPSIRAVPGAAAVTTLPEGECLAVLVRLRTAEDLSPAHTAADRLRAAAPAGIANPRRGLTELPAAWREANTAARAATAQPKLGPVAEWAGIGPYRLLAALYHPEIDPAVAPLIAPAHAELARTAEVFLDNAGQAGRTAAALGIHRQTLYYRLSRVEQLTGLDLDDGEDRLLLHMSLKSARL